In one Spirosoma rigui genomic region, the following are encoded:
- a CDS encoding lactate utilization protein B, translating into MTQVHPELAERFNLDEDRVNWHDKTLWFVRQKRDKAAHTLPEWEALRETASRIKHNVLGNLDTYLAEFEANALANGIQVHWAADAAEHNRIVLDILRENKVDRMVKSKSMLTEECHLNDYLGEQGIDVIDSDLGERIVQLAGETPSHIVLPCIHWKKEEIGVLFHKHLGTEEGCADPQVLTGAARLHLRDTFLTRRVALTGVNFAIAETGEFVVCTNEGNADMGVHLADVHIASMGIEKIIPRREHLGVFLRLLARSATGQPITTYSSHFRQPRAGQVMHVILVDNGRTVQLGREDFRNSLKCIRCGACMNTCPVYRRSGGHSYHSAISGPIGSILAPNLDMKKHADLPFASTLCGSCTNVCPVKIDIHQQLYKWRQVLMQEGEATTAKTVSMQAMNTVLSNHGLYAVSGRIGRTLMRWFPGLVNNKLNPWYKHRNMPEPPKESFGDWYAKNRK; encoded by the coding sequence ATGACACAAGTACATCCTGAACTGGCCGAGCGGTTTAACCTGGACGAAGACCGGGTGAACTGGCATGATAAAACCCTCTGGTTCGTGCGGCAGAAGCGCGACAAAGCGGCTCATACACTGCCCGAGTGGGAGGCCCTGCGCGAAACAGCTTCCCGAATCAAACACAACGTCCTGGGTAATCTGGATACGTATCTGGCGGAATTTGAAGCCAATGCGCTCGCCAACGGCATACAGGTTCACTGGGCCGCCGATGCCGCCGAACACAATCGCATCGTTCTCGATATTCTCCGGGAAAACAAGGTGGACCGGATGGTCAAGAGCAAGTCCATGCTCACCGAAGAGTGCCACCTCAATGACTACCTCGGCGAACAGGGTATCGACGTGATCGACTCCGACCTGGGCGAACGGATTGTCCAGCTGGCGGGTGAAACCCCGAGCCATATCGTGCTGCCCTGTATTCACTGGAAAAAAGAAGAAATCGGTGTTCTGTTCCATAAGCACCTGGGTACCGAAGAAGGCTGCGCCGATCCGCAAGTCCTGACCGGCGCGGCCCGGCTGCACCTGCGCGATACGTTCCTGACCCGGCGCGTGGCCCTGACGGGGGTTAACTTCGCCATTGCCGAAACGGGCGAGTTCGTGGTCTGCACCAACGAAGGCAACGCCGATATGGGCGTACACCTCGCCGATGTGCACATCGCCAGCATGGGCATCGAGAAGATCATTCCCCGGCGCGAACACCTGGGCGTTTTTCTGCGGCTGCTGGCGCGGTCGGCAACGGGGCAACCCATCACGACCTATTCGAGCCACTTCCGGCAGCCGCGCGCGGGGCAGGTTATGCACGTGATTCTGGTCGATAATGGCCGCACGGTGCAGCTGGGCCGTGAAGATTTCCGGAACTCGCTCAAGTGCATCCGCTGTGGTGCCTGCATGAACACCTGCCCTGTATACCGGCGGAGTGGAGGACACAGCTACCACAGCGCCATCAGCGGGCCCATCGGCTCGATTCTGGCGCCGAATCTGGACATGAAAAAGCACGCCGATCTGCCCTTTGCGTCAACGCTCTGCGGATCGTGTACCAACGTGTGCCCGGTCAAGATCGACATTCACCAGCAGCTCTATAAATGGCGACAGGTACTGATGCAGGAAGGGGAGGCCACTACGGCCAAAACGGTAAGTATGCAGGCCATGAATACGGTCCTGAGCAACCACGGGCTATATGCCGTCAGCGGCCGCATTGGCCGGACACTCATGCGGTGGTTCCCGGGCCTGGTCAATAACAAGCTGAATCCGTGGTATAAACACCGCAACATGCCCGAACCTCCCAAAGAATCGTTCGGTGACTGGTACGCCAAAAACAGGAAGTAG
- a CDS encoding LutC/YkgG family protein, which produces MTTRDKILQAVRQNKPDATPLPDLADLARRAHDHFSDDVVHRFGSVLSGIGGQVVPVTSWAEIETYVQQYYTVGKQRIITTLPQLAGVASTVWKSDTVDESVVVVDALGALLPHTLADVELAIITAHFGVAENGSVWVTEPLLGSIQNKPLRAVPFIPQHLAVVLSAEDLVPTMHDAYKRIGSEHYTFGVFIAGPSKTADIEQSLVLGAHGPKTMTVFLLD; this is translated from the coding sequence ATGACAACCCGCGATAAAATCTTACAGGCCGTCCGGCAGAACAAACCTGATGCAACGCCCCTGCCGGATCTGGCAGACCTGGCCCGGCGCGCACATGATCACTTTTCCGACGATGTAGTACACCGGTTTGGATCGGTGCTATCGGGTATCGGCGGGCAGGTGGTGCCGGTAACGAGCTGGGCCGAGATCGAGACGTACGTCCAGCAGTATTATACCGTTGGCAAGCAGCGCATCATTACCACCCTGCCGCAGCTGGCAGGTGTGGCCAGTACGGTCTGGAAAAGTGACACGGTCGACGAGTCGGTTGTTGTGGTCGATGCCCTGGGCGCGTTGCTGCCCCACACGCTGGCCGACGTAGAACTGGCGATCATTACGGCCCATTTCGGGGTGGCCGAGAACGGATCGGTCTGGGTTACCGAGCCGCTCCTGGGCAGTATCCAGAACAAACCCCTGCGGGCCGTGCCGTTCATTCCGCAGCACCTGGCCGTTGTCCTGTCGGCCGAGGATCTGGTGCCGACCATGCACGATGCCTACAAACGAATTGGTTCAGAACATTATACCTTTGGCGTATTCATTGCCGGACCCAGCAAAACCGCCGACATCGAGCAGTCGCTGGTGCTGGGTGCCCACGGCCCGAAAACGATGACGGTGTTTCTGCTGGACTAA
- a CDS encoding GntR family transcriptional regulator has translation MLQRIAINDFSSTPKYLQIYNSIVEGIKTKQILPGDKLPSIFEVCAEFDVSKRTVERAYDLLKEKKVIESTKGKGSYISDTEIDRQLNVFLLFNKLSTHKKLIYDAFTEALGPDVPIDFFVYHNDFRLFKNILLNHAHGYTHYVVIAHFFEGGERALDLINTLPKHKLVVMDKLIDGLTGRYSAVYQDFENDLHQALTEALPLLRKYTTLNILFPANTYHPEAILNGFHRFCAGHGFGARVVHDINKVTIEPGNAFINLMEEDLVMLIKRIKDTALQVGQEVGILSYNETLVKELLLDGITVISTDFEQMGRTAAQLVQGNIIRQVRNPFRLIVRQSL, from the coding sequence ATGCTTCAGCGAATTGCGATAAACGATTTTTCGAGTACGCCCAAATACCTGCAGATTTATAACTCGATCGTTGAAGGGATCAAGACCAAACAGATTCTGCCCGGCGACAAACTCCCGTCGATCTTTGAGGTGTGCGCCGAGTTCGACGTGTCGAAGCGAACGGTTGAGCGGGCGTATGATTTGCTGAAAGAGAAGAAAGTAATTGAGTCGACGAAAGGCAAGGGATCGTACATCAGCGATACGGAGATTGACCGACAGCTCAACGTCTTTCTGCTGTTCAACAAACTTAGTACTCACAAAAAACTCATTTACGACGCTTTCACGGAGGCCCTGGGGCCGGATGTGCCGATCGACTTTTTCGTCTACCACAACGACTTCCGCCTGTTCAAGAATATCCTGCTGAACCACGCCCACGGCTACACCCACTACGTGGTCATTGCCCACTTTTTCGAAGGTGGGGAGCGGGCGCTGGACCTGATCAACACCCTGCCCAAACACAAGCTGGTGGTGATGGACAAGCTCATCGACGGGCTGACGGGTCGTTATTCGGCGGTGTACCAGGATTTTGAAAACGATCTGCACCAGGCGCTCACCGAAGCCTTGCCACTGCTTCGGAAATACACCACGCTGAACATTCTGTTCCCGGCCAATACGTACCATCCTGAAGCCATCCTGAACGGATTTCACCGCTTCTGCGCCGGACATGGCTTTGGGGCGCGGGTTGTCCACGATATCAATAAAGTGACCATTGAACCGGGCAATGCCTTCATCAACCTCATGGAAGAGGACCTGGTCATGCTCATCAAGCGCATCAAAGACACGGCGCTGCAGGTAGGGCAGGAAGTGGGCATATTGTCATATAACGAGACGCTGGTGAAAGAACTGTTGCTGGATGGTATTACCGTGATCTCGACCGATTTCGAGCAGATGGGCCGTACGGCGGCTCAACTCGTGCAGGGCAACATTATCCGGCAGGTGCGTAACCCATTCCGGCTCATTGTTCGGCAATCGCTATAG
- a CDS encoding glycoside hydrolase family 78 protein: MRKFCLFLTLQLLIISVFGQVTVRNLLTENRANPIGLDVATPRLSWQLVPTVATKRNVKQVAYEIRVGTDAASAAKGTVWQSGRVASDQSVQVPYAGTALRPGQRYTWQVRVWDSPSGKPSDWSAPAFWQTGLLAAANWTAKWIEAGYAEDTINQPSPMFRKAFSAPKPIRSATLYMTAHGLYEARINGQRVGDAYLTPGWTTYNSHLQYQVYDVTGLLKTGPNAIGVTLGSGWYRGRLAWEKQRNIYGKNLALLGQLQLTYADGSTETVITDASWKSSTGPIRSSEIYDGEVYDARLEKAGWDKPGYADADWSGVTTKAFGYANLVANYNELITKHDRVKPVKVLTTPKGETVLDFGQNVVGWVALTPTGKAGDKIVLSHVEMLDKFGNPYVENLRTAKAQATYLLKGGRETLEPHFTFFGFRYVRVEGLTGPVNPADFTAIVLYSDMPKTGEFTTSNKLVNQLQSNIQWGQRGNFLDVPTDCPQRDERLGWTGDAEVFSRTAAYNFGVNNFFAKWLKDVAFEQAPNGAVPFVIPDVLKEQGPFAREPAGAAGWSDASIIIPWNMYVAYGDRRLLEQQYPSMKAYEGYMEKVAKNDLWSEGFQFGDWLSYVDTEGSPAFEARSAFTDTHLVAQCFYAYSTELMRKAATLLGKTEDAAHYTALLSRIKTAFQQAYMTPSGRLISDTQTAYVLALQFDMLPESLRPQAVTRLVQNVKKYKNHLTTGFLGTPFLCPVLTRFGQNDVAYDLLLQETYPSWLYPVKMGATTIWERWDSMKPDSTFQSPSMTSFNHYAYGAVGDWMYRTIAGIDTDESGPGYKQIIIKPQPGGGLTSANASLQTYYGTVRSDWKKEAGKLAMTVEVPANTTATVYVPAASADAVQEGGKSLSAAGLTVAGTESGYVRLRIGSGMYQFTVAH, from the coding sequence ATGAGGAAATTCTGCCTGTTCCTAACCCTTCAACTTCTCATTATTTCTGTATTCGGTCAGGTTACCGTCCGTAATCTCCTGACCGAAAACCGCGCCAATCCCATTGGCCTGGACGTCGCCACACCACGCCTGAGCTGGCAACTGGTGCCTACCGTAGCAACGAAACGAAATGTGAAGCAGGTGGCCTACGAAATTCGGGTAGGTACCGATGCTGCATCGGCCGCAAAAGGTACCGTCTGGCAATCAGGCCGGGTCGCGTCCGATCAGTCGGTGCAGGTACCGTATGCCGGAACAGCCCTGCGGCCGGGTCAGCGGTACACGTGGCAGGTACGCGTGTGGGACAGCCCGTCGGGTAAACCATCGGACTGGAGCGCCCCCGCTTTCTGGCAAACGGGTCTGCTGGCGGCCGCCAACTGGACGGCGAAGTGGATTGAGGCTGGCTACGCTGAAGACACCATAAACCAGCCAAGTCCTATGTTCCGGAAGGCGTTTTCGGCTCCCAAACCCATCCGGTCGGCTACACTGTACATGACGGCGCATGGTCTCTACGAGGCCCGGATCAACGGCCAGCGCGTGGGCGACGCTTACCTCACGCCCGGCTGGACAACCTACAACAGTCATTTGCAGTACCAGGTCTACGACGTAACGGGGCTGCTCAAAACAGGGCCTAATGCCATCGGGGTTACCTTGGGTAGCGGCTGGTACCGGGGTCGGCTGGCCTGGGAAAAACAACGCAATATTTACGGCAAAAACCTGGCGTTGCTGGGTCAGCTTCAGCTTACCTATGCGGATGGAAGCACCGAAACCGTCATCACCGATGCCAGCTGGAAATCATCGACGGGCCCCATTCGCTCGTCCGAAATCTATGACGGTGAAGTGTATGACGCCCGACTGGAAAAAGCCGGCTGGGACAAGCCCGGTTATGCCGACGCCGACTGGTCGGGGGTGACAACGAAGGCATTCGGCTATGCCAATCTGGTCGCCAACTACAACGAACTCATCACAAAGCACGATCGCGTCAAGCCCGTTAAGGTTCTGACCACGCCCAAAGGCGAAACAGTTCTCGATTTCGGCCAGAACGTAGTGGGCTGGGTAGCGCTGACACCAACGGGTAAGGCGGGCGATAAAATCGTGCTGTCGCACGTGGAGATGCTCGACAAGTTCGGTAATCCGTATGTCGAAAACTTGCGGACGGCTAAAGCGCAGGCGACGTACCTGCTCAAAGGCGGGCGCGAGACGCTGGAACCGCATTTTACGTTCTTCGGCTTCCGCTACGTCCGCGTCGAGGGGCTGACCGGCCCCGTCAACCCCGCCGATTTTACGGCTATTGTACTTTATTCGGATATGCCCAAAACGGGCGAATTCACGACGTCGAACAAGCTCGTCAATCAGTTACAGAGTAATATCCAGTGGGGCCAGCGCGGTAACTTTCTCGACGTACCTACCGACTGCCCCCAGCGCGACGAGCGGCTGGGCTGGACGGGCGACGCCGAAGTGTTTTCCCGCACGGCCGCGTATAATTTTGGCGTCAACAACTTCTTTGCCAAATGGCTCAAAGACGTCGCGTTTGAACAGGCGCCCAATGGGGCCGTTCCGTTTGTCATTCCTGACGTGCTGAAGGAGCAGGGTCCCTTTGCCCGCGAGCCGGCCGGAGCCGCCGGCTGGTCGGACGCGAGCATTATTATCCCCTGGAACATGTACGTTGCCTACGGCGACCGGCGTTTGCTGGAGCAGCAGTATCCCAGCATGAAAGCCTACGAGGGCTACATGGAAAAAGTTGCCAAAAATGACTTGTGGAGCGAAGGGTTTCAGTTTGGCGACTGGCTCTCCTACGTCGATACCGAAGGCAGTCCCGCATTCGAAGCCCGGTCGGCATTTACGGATACCCACCTGGTGGCGCAGTGTTTCTACGCCTACAGTACCGAACTGATGCGCAAGGCGGCTACGCTGCTGGGCAAGACGGAGGATGCCGCGCATTACACCGCGCTCCTCAGCCGGATTAAAACGGCGTTTCAGCAGGCATACATGACCCCCAGCGGCCGGCTCATCTCGGATACGCAAACGGCTTATGTACTGGCGCTGCAATTCGATATGCTGCCCGAGTCGCTTCGGCCGCAGGCAGTGACCCGACTGGTGCAGAACGTGAAGAAGTACAAAAATCACCTCACCACCGGCTTTCTGGGAACTCCGTTTCTGTGTCCTGTTCTTACCCGCTTCGGCCAGAACGACGTAGCCTACGACCTGCTGCTGCAGGAAACGTACCCATCCTGGCTATACCCGGTGAAGATGGGAGCAACTACCATCTGGGAGCGCTGGGACTCGATGAAGCCGGACAGCACGTTCCAGAGCCCATCGATGACATCTTTTAACCACTATGCCTACGGGGCCGTTGGCGACTGGATGTACCGGACTATTGCGGGCATCGACACCGACGAGTCCGGACCGGGCTATAAACAGATCATCATCAAACCACAGCCGGGTGGGGGACTGACATCGGCGAACGCGAGTTTGCAGACGTACTACGGGACGGTCCGTTCCGACTGGAAAAAAGAAGCGGGTAAACTAGCCATGACGGTTGAGGTGCCCGCCAATACGACCGCTACGGTTTATGTACCGGCGGCCAGCGCCGATGCCGTGCAGGAAGGCGGTAAGTCGCTGTCTGCCGCCGGGTTAACCGTGGCCGGTACGGAGTCTGGTTACGTCAGGCTCCGTATCGGTTCGGGTATGTATCAGTTTACCGTAGCTCACTAA
- the rhaT gene encoding L-rhamnose/proton symporter RhaT has product MSAILGVFFHALGGYASGTFYIPFRRVKGWSWESAWIVGGVASWIIVPWLMGWITVSNPVAAITGADTATLGWTFLFGLLWGIGGLTFGLSMRYLGISLGMAVALGYCSAFGTLIPPLYEGRFDELLSTRSGLFTLAGVAVCLLGIAVCGRAGFMKENELDADQQKATIAEFNLRKGIAVATVSGILSACFAFGLTAGKPIADLAVSGGTNPLFQNNAIYPVLLLGGFTTNFIWCMILNRRNRTFGDYASAKAPLRSNYMWAILAGTTWYFQFFFYGMGDTYLGDEFRFAGWTLHMAFIITFSTLWGLALHEWKGASKATYRVVYIGLGLIIFSTILIGMGSQF; this is encoded by the coding sequence ATGTCTGCAATTCTTGGTGTTTTCTTTCATGCATTGGGTGGGTATGCCTCCGGTACATTTTACATTCCCTTTCGCCGTGTCAAAGGCTGGTCGTGGGAGAGCGCCTGGATTGTGGGGGGCGTGGCATCCTGGATCATCGTGCCCTGGCTGATGGGCTGGATAACGGTTAGCAACCCCGTCGCGGCAATTACCGGTGCTGACACGGCTACGCTGGGCTGGACGTTTCTGTTTGGACTGCTGTGGGGCATCGGTGGCCTTACCTTTGGCCTGTCCATGCGTTACCTCGGTATTTCGCTGGGAATGGCCGTAGCACTGGGGTATTGTTCAGCCTTCGGTACGCTGATTCCACCCCTGTACGAAGGTCGGTTTGATGAATTGCTCAGCACCCGCTCCGGGCTGTTCACGCTGGCGGGTGTGGCCGTATGTTTGCTTGGTATTGCCGTATGCGGCCGGGCAGGTTTCATGAAAGAGAACGAACTCGATGCCGATCAGCAGAAGGCAACCATCGCCGAGTTCAACCTGCGCAAAGGCATTGCCGTCGCTACGGTGTCGGGCATTCTGAGTGCCTGCTTTGCCTTTGGCCTAACGGCGGGCAAGCCCATTGCTGACCTGGCCGTATCGGGTGGTACCAATCCCCTGTTCCAGAACAATGCCATCTACCCGGTGCTGCTGCTGGGCGGCTTCACGACCAACTTCATCTGGTGCATGATCCTGAACCGGCGCAACCGGACTTTCGGCGACTATGCATCGGCAAAAGCACCACTCCGCAGTAATTACATGTGGGCGATTCTGGCCGGTACGACCTGGTACTTCCAGTTCTTTTTCTACGGCATGGGCGATACCTACCTCGGCGACGAGTTTCGGTTCGCGGGCTGGACACTGCACATGGCGTTCATCATCACGTTCAGTACGCTCTGGGGACTGGCCCTGCACGAATGGAAAGGGGCCAGCAAAGCCACCTACCGGGTCGTGTACATCGGGCTTGGCCTGATTATTTTCTCTACTATCCTGATCGGTATGGGAAGTCAGTTTTGA
- a CDS encoding ABC transporter permease, which yields MRFLRQILESFRFAWQALRSNLLRTLLSLLGVTIGIFAIIAVFTLVDSLERNIRTSLSFIGDKVIYIQKWPWTFDGNNQWWKYFQRPEPTMNEFRLLHDRLENAKAVVAMDAKGRVTVKQGNNSMLALIQGVTFDYNKISDVPIERGRYFTQQEIDVARNVAIIGSDIAENLFPGQDPVGKPYKLNGLTFTVIGTQEQKGESLINVGGNPDVKCLIPLGAFAKMFHSINPSIDIAVKGYDDDPGLVELESEIRGLLRTRRGLRPSQDDSFAINRPEAIAEAIGGIFVVLTLAGWVIGGFSILIGGFGIANIMFVSVKERTNIIGIQKSLGAKNYFILFQFLFEAVLLSLVGGLAGIFLVYGLSFVQLGSLDLQLTTGNILLGLGVSSIIGIVSGIIPAFSAARLDPVIAIRAK from the coding sequence ATGCGATTTCTTCGTCAGATACTGGAAAGCTTCCGATTTGCGTGGCAGGCGTTACGGTCTAACCTCCTCCGCACCCTGCTCTCACTTTTGGGAGTCACCATCGGCATCTTCGCTATTATCGCGGTATTTACCCTGGTTGATTCACTGGAGCGTAATATCAGAACCAGCCTTTCCTTCATCGGCGACAAGGTTATTTATATCCAGAAATGGCCGTGGACGTTCGACGGCAATAACCAGTGGTGGAAGTACTTTCAGCGACCCGAACCCACCATGAATGAGTTCAGGCTCCTGCACGACCGGCTCGAAAACGCGAAGGCCGTCGTTGCCATGGATGCTAAGGGACGGGTGACGGTTAAGCAGGGCAACAACAGCATGCTGGCACTCATCCAGGGTGTTACCTTCGACTACAACAAAATCTCGGATGTGCCCATTGAGCGGGGCCGGTATTTTACCCAGCAGGAAATCGACGTAGCGCGGAACGTGGCGATCATTGGCAGCGACATTGCCGAAAATCTGTTTCCGGGGCAGGACCCCGTGGGTAAACCCTATAAACTGAACGGCCTGACCTTCACCGTCATTGGCACGCAGGAGCAGAAAGGCGAAAGTCTGATCAACGTAGGCGGTAACCCTGATGTCAAATGCCTGATTCCCCTCGGTGCCTTTGCCAAAATGTTCCACTCCATCAACCCCAGTATCGACATTGCCGTCAAAGGGTATGATGATGATCCGGGACTGGTTGAACTGGAGAGTGAAATCAGGGGCTTACTACGGACCCGACGCGGTCTGCGTCCTTCTCAGGACGATAGTTTCGCCATCAACCGCCCCGAAGCCATTGCTGAAGCCATCGGCGGCATTTTCGTTGTCCTGACGCTGGCGGGCTGGGTCATTGGCGGCTTCTCCATCCTGATTGGTGGGTTCGGCATTGCCAACATCATGTTCGTGAGCGTTAAAGAACGCACCAATATTATTGGCATTCAGAAATCGCTGGGGGCCAAGAACTACTTTATCCTGTTTCAGTTTCTGTTCGAAGCTGTTCTGCTGAGTCTTGTGGGCGGGTTGGCGGGTATTTTTCTGGTCTACGGCCTGTCGTTCGTTCAATTGGGCAGTCTTGATCTGCAGCTCACCACGGGCAACATTTTACTGGGCCTCGGGGTGTCGAGCATTATCGGCATCGTATCGGGTATTATTCCCGCCTTTTCTGCCGCCCGACTAGACCCTGTGATTGCCATCCGGGCGAAATAG
- the ggt gene encoding gamma-glutamyltransferase: MKQQFHIVPLLVLMLLTACKNQPPATTKTSVKQGIGVYEYRDEDPSVKPFFSDRQGVIGRNGMVASAHPEASQVGLNILKAGGNAVDAAVAVQFALAVVYPGAGNIGGGGFMVYRGRDGKAYTLDYREKAPGRATQNMYLDSLGNVRPGLSISGHLASGVPGSVDGMAEAHKRFGKLSWAQVLQPAIDLAAKGFALTERDALGLNRIKGDLTTINPGKTYFLKNTNPADTLKWQKGEVMVQADLAKTLQRIQSQGRAGFYEGETARLLAEEMKRGNGLITEDDLKAYHSVWRDPIQATYKNYNVITMPPTSSGGVALVQLMRFTEPYPLRKWGWNRDSTVQVMIEAERRVYADRAKFLGDPDFVKVPSDKLMSVDYLKSRWTDFSFAKATDSKDVRGGTIPGYESLETTHFSVVDKEGNAVSITTTLNGGYGSRVVVGGAGFFMNNEMDDFSVKPGVPNMFGLIGNQANAIAPHKRMLSSMTPTILEKDGKLFMVVGTPGGSTIITSVYQTILNVIEHGMTMQQAVNALKFHHQWLPDKTIFENGAFSEATIQHLQSRGYALEKLTNTLGRMDCVLIRPDGSYEGASDPRADNTARGY, translated from the coding sequence ATGAAACAACAGTTCCATATCGTACCCCTGCTGGTGCTCATGCTGCTGACGGCCTGTAAAAACCAGCCGCCAGCCACCACCAAAACGAGCGTCAAGCAGGGTATTGGCGTTTATGAGTATCGCGATGAAGACCCATCCGTCAAGCCGTTCTTCTCCGACCGGCAGGGTGTCATTGGCCGTAACGGAATGGTCGCTTCGGCCCACCCCGAGGCCTCGCAGGTCGGACTCAATATTCTAAAAGCCGGCGGCAACGCCGTTGACGCAGCCGTTGCCGTTCAGTTTGCGCTGGCCGTTGTCTACCCCGGCGCAGGTAATATTGGCGGGGGCGGGTTTATGGTGTACCGGGGGCGCGATGGCAAAGCCTATACACTCGACTACCGGGAGAAAGCGCCCGGTCGTGCTACGCAAAATATGTATCTCGACTCGCTGGGTAACGTCCGGCCCGGTCTAAGTATCAGCGGCCACCTGGCCAGCGGGGTGCCGGGCTCGGTCGACGGCATGGCCGAAGCCCACAAGCGGTTCGGAAAGCTGTCATGGGCGCAGGTGCTGCAACCTGCCATCGACCTGGCCGCCAAGGGCTTTGCCCTCACCGAACGCGACGCACTGGGTTTGAACCGGATCAAGGGCGACCTGACTACGATCAACCCCGGCAAAACCTACTTCCTGAAAAATACCAACCCTGCCGATACGCTGAAATGGCAAAAAGGCGAGGTCATGGTGCAGGCTGACCTCGCTAAAACGCTGCAACGGATTCAAAGCCAGGGGCGGGCCGGTTTTTACGAAGGGGAAACGGCGCGGCTGCTGGCCGAGGAAATGAAACGCGGTAATGGGCTTATCACCGAAGACGATCTTAAAGCCTATCACTCCGTCTGGCGGGACCCAATTCAGGCGACCTACAAAAACTACAACGTCATTACGATGCCGCCCACCTCGAGCGGGGGCGTAGCGCTGGTGCAGCTCATGCGGTTTACGGAGCCTTACCCACTGCGCAAGTGGGGCTGGAACCGCGACAGTACCGTTCAGGTCATGATCGAAGCCGAACGGCGCGTGTATGCCGACCGGGCCAAATTCCTCGGTGATCCCGATTTTGTGAAGGTGCCGAGCGATAAGCTAATGAGTGTCGACTACCTGAAAAGCCGCTGGACGGATTTCTCATTTGCCAAAGCCACCGACAGCAAGGATGTGCGGGGCGGCACCATTCCGGGCTACGAGAGCCTGGAAACAACCCACTTTTCGGTTGTCGACAAAGAGGGGAACGCCGTTAGTATTACCACTACGCTCAACGGTGGCTACGGCAGCCGTGTCGTGGTGGGCGGTGCGGGTTTCTTCATGAACAACGAAATGGATGATTTCAGCGTGAAGCCGGGCGTACCCAATATGTTTGGTCTGATTGGCAACCAGGCCAATGCCATTGCACCCCACAAGCGGATGCTGTCGAGTATGACCCCCACGATTCTGGAGAAAGATGGTAAGCTGTTTATGGTGGTTGGTACGCCCGGCGGCTCCACGATCATCACCTCGGTTTACCAGACAATCCTGAACGTAATCGAGCATGGCATGACGATGCAACAGGCGGTCAACGCGCTGAAGTTTCACCACCAGTGGCTCCCCGACAAGACGATCTTTGAAAATGGCGCCTTCTCCGAAGCAACCATCCAGCACTTGCAAAGCCGCGGCTATGCGCTGGAAAAACTAACGAATACCCTCGGCCGGATGGACTGCGTACTCATTCGTCCCGACGGTTCCTACGAGGGAGCCTCCGACCCCCGTGCCGACAACACAGCCAGGGGGTATTGA
- a CDS encoding DUF4142 domain-containing protein has protein sequence MKTIILGAVLASGILLGGCGTDSKDKAKEVNEKKIDQQATAISDDAKKDAKDVADNMVELFSMGMTEYELSKLALQKATNPEVRSYAQRAMNEHQQNEKQLRDMARSMNITLPATMAKDGKDRVEDLQDEKPGTAFDLQYLKEMNTVNDKAADTADDLADNAPNDAVKTFARKLEDSDKKHRDQAKQMRNALD, from the coding sequence ATGAAAACGATTATACTAGGTGCGGTGCTGGCCAGTGGTATCCTGCTGGGCGGGTGCGGTACGGACAGCAAGGATAAGGCGAAAGAAGTAAACGAAAAGAAGATCGACCAGCAAGCGACGGCCATCAGCGACGACGCCAAAAAAGACGCGAAAGACGTAGCCGATAACATGGTCGAACTCTTCAGTATGGGCATGACCGAGTATGAACTCAGCAAGCTCGCCCTGCAAAAGGCAACCAACCCCGAAGTACGTTCCTACGCGCAACGGGCCATGAATGAACATCAGCAGAACGAAAAGCAACTGCGCGACATGGCTCGCAGCATGAACATTACCCTTCCCGCCACTATGGCCAAAGATGGCAAGGACCGGGTTGAGGATTTACAGGATGAAAAGCCGGGTACTGCTTTCGATCTGCAGTACCTCAAGGAGATGAATACGGTCAACGACAAAGCAGCAGATACGGCCGATGATCTGGCCGATAACGCTCCGAACGATGCGGTCAAAACCTTCGCCCGTAAACTCGAAGACAGCGACAAAAAACACCGCGACCAGGCCAAACAGATGCGCAATGCATTAGATTAA